In a genomic window of Melanotaenia boesemani isolate fMelBoe1 chromosome 1, fMelBoe1.pri, whole genome shotgun sequence:
- the mespaa gene encoding mesoderm posterior aa yields the protein MEMSYSSPLQLPNTFLFDYESVLDKPLGHEPASDPGYVSAGSSLSPTSSVDSSCFSPASVQGNVGNDQDVLDSFLFSSPVEPQTLLCSSSVTSSSTKKSRSRYPGKKRQTASEREKLRMRDLTKALHQLRTYLPPSVAPAGQTLTKIETLRLTIRYISYLSAQLGLNEEVLEQWRSSGIEEGVQTLSQLPGQPAASCTPQESSCDAVSKEVLSSLQHSYQVSSFCLNSEQHWMHQQQPQTFTFSGQC from the exons ATGGAGATGTCCTACTCTTCTCCTCTCCAGCTCCCCAACACTTTTCTGTTTGATTATGAGTCTGTGCTGGACAAACCTCTGGGTCATGAGCCAGCCTCAGACCCTGGTTACGTCAGCGCTGGTAGCAGCTTGTCTCCCACCTCCTCTGTGGATTCCTCCTGCTTCTCCCCTGCCTCCGTCCAGGGAAATGTGGGAAATGATCAGGATGTTTTGGACAGCTTTCTCTTCAGCAGCCCTGTGGAGCCTCAAACTCTACTCTGTTCCTCCTCTGTGACTTCCTCTTCCACAAAAAAATCCAGGTCCAGGTATCCGGGTAAGAAGCGGCAAACTGCCAgtgagagagaaaagctgaggATGAGGGATCTGACCAAAGCTCTGCATCAGCTCCGGACATACCTCCCACCCTCTGTGGCACCAGCAGGACAGACGTTAACCAAGATTGAGACACTGCGCCTCACCATTCGTTACATCTCCTACCTGTCAGCTCAGCTGGGCCTCAACGAGGAGGTGCTGGAACAATGGAGATCCTCAGGTATTGAAGAGGGGGTCCAAACCCTCAGTCAGCTCCCAGGTCAGCCAGCCGCCAGCTGCACTCCACAGGAATCAAGCTGTGATGCTGTGAGCAAGGAGGTGCTGTCGTCTCTGCAGCATTCATATCAG gttTCAAGCTTTTGTCTCAACAGTGAGCAGCACTGGATGCACCAGCAACAACCCCAAACTTTTACCTTCTCTGGACAATGTTGA